GAACTCTTGCGGCGTCGACAATTGGCCTTTGACCAGAATCGTCGCGGTGATTTCCTGGGACGACGGCGACGGCAAATCACCGATGCTGCCCGCCGAAACCTGCGCGTTCTGCGCGACGATGGCTTCGTTGACATCAGATGGGGTCAGGTTGAAGGCGATCAGCTTCTGCGGGTCGATCCAGATACGCATGGCACGCTCGGCGCCGTACAGCTGGGCTTTGCCGACACCGTCCAGACGCTTGATCTCGTTCATCACGTTGCGCGCCAGATAATCACTGAGCGCTACGTCATCGAGTTTGCCGTCGCTGGAGGTCAGGGTGATCAGCAGTAGAAATCCGGAAGAAACTTTCTCGACCTGCAAACCTTGCTGATTGACCGCTTGTGGCAGGCGCGACTCGACCACTTTCAAGCGGTTTTGCACGTCAACCTGTGCCAGCTCCGGATTGGTGCCGGGCTGAAACGTGGCCTTGATCGTGGCGCTGCCGAGGCTGCTCTGCGATTCGAAGTAGAGCAGGTGATCGGCGCCGTTGAGTTCTTCCTCGATCAGGCTGACCACGCTTTCATCGACGGTTTGCGCCGAGGCACCGGGGTACACGGCGTAGATTTCGATCTGCGGCGGCGCGACGTCGGGGTACTGCGCCACCGGTAACTGCGGGATGGCCAGCGCACCGGCCAAGAGGATGAACAGGGCGACTACCCAGGCAAACACCGGGCGGTCGATAAAGAACTGCGGCATATAAAAGCGTCCTGCTTACTGACCAGGGGCCTGGGCAAGTGGAAGAGGGGTTTCGTCGATCTGCACTTTTTCGCCGGGACGGGCGTGTTGCAGGCCTTCGATGACGATACGGTCACCCGGCTTGAGGCCGCCGGTGACGATCCAGCGATTGTTCTGCACCGCACCGAGTTGCACCGGTTGCTGCGCCACACGCATTTGCTCGTCGACGGTCAGCACCTGAGCAACCCCGGCGCTGTCACGCTGCACGGCGCGTTGCGGCACGGTGATGCCGTTCTGGATCGTCGCTTGTTCCAGACGCACGCGAATGAAACTGCCGGGTAGCAAGTCCAGATCCGGGTTGGGAAATTCGCTGCGCAGAATGATCTGACCGGTGCCGGGATCAACAGTGATGTCGCTGAACAACAGTTTGCCGGGCAGTGGATAAAGGCTGCCGTCATCCTGAATCAGGGTGGCTTTGACCTGATCCTGACCGACTTCCTGCAACTGTCCGGAGCGGAACGCGCGGCGCAGTTCGTTGAGTTCACGGGTCGACTGGGTGAGGTCGGCGTGGATCGGATTCAGTTGCTGAATCAACGCCAACGGCGTGGTTTCGTTCTGTCCGACCAGTGCGCCTTCAG
This window of the Pseudomonas fluorescens genome carries:
- a CDS encoding efflux RND transporter periplasmic adaptor subunit, producing the protein MSNKWLAGLGLIAMALTLSACDSSSNAEEQAPPATVRIETIETHPLTISSELSGRIVAPRIAEVRARVAGVVLQRTFHEGSDVKKGDVLFRIDPAPFKADLDSAEAALRKAEANAFQAKLQEQRYAQLIDDKAISGQDYDNARASARQTAADVAANKAAVERAKLNLGYATVTAPISGRVGRALVTEGALVGQNETTPLALIQQLNPIHADLTQSTRELNELRRAFRSGQLQEVGQDQVKATLIQDDGSLYPLPGKLLFSDITVDPGTGQIILRSEFPNPDLDLLPGSFIRVRLEQATIQNGITVPQRAVQRDSAGVAQVLTVDEQMRVAQQPVQLGAVQNNRWIVTGGLKPGDRIVIEGLQHARPGEKVQIDETPLPLAQAPGQ